GCCACAATTCTGTCGATAAAATCAATTTCTCCGGGGTTGACTGAAAGGGCTTCATAGCGTTTCTTAATAGACTTTTTTTTATTTTCCGGTAATGCTTTTAAAAGTTTATCGAATATATTATTTTTATGAAGAGCAATTGTTCCTAAACGCCAACCAGTTACTCTAAAGTATTTTGAAAAAGAATAGACTCCTATGGAATTAAAAGGTAAAGCTGATACTATAGAATGAAAATTATCTGGAAAAGTTCCATATACATCATCGGAAATTATCATTAAATTGGGGTTTTTATTTTTAACTATTTTCACCAAATATTCTATAGATTCAGATCTTATAGCTACTGAAGGAGGATTACTGGGATTAACTAAAAATAAAGCTTTAATGCCTGGGTCATATAATTTTTCAAGTTCTGATTTAGGATATTGCCAAGTATGAGTACTGTCTTCTAGAGATTCAGATGCCATAATCCTGATTAGGTCAAAATCGTATCTAGGTATAACTGGAATTTCGAGATAGGGGGTGAAAATCGGAGTCATAATTGCAATTTTATCTCTTCTATGTAATAATTCATTGGCTATTAGAGAGTCAAATATGTAACATATTGCTGCAGTGGCACCTTCTACTGAAAATAATTTAAACTCTAGGGAAGAATCTTTAATATTATATATCCGTTCAATTAAATATTGATGAACTATTTTTTCTACATGGATTAACATTCTATTTGGAGTAGGGTAATTGTCACCAATAATTCCGTCTGTTAGTTCATAAATCCAATCTTCTGCAATGAATCCTTGAAAATTGATACCATAATTTATAATGTTCTTAAGTAATTCCACTCCAGGGGAATTTTTGTGATCTTCCAGATATGTGTAAAATCTTTTATCAATACCTTTTTTTTGGGGCATTCCAGCCAAGGTATCTTGATTCCAAGTTCTTCTACATTCTTCTGCGGCGAACTGCCCAAAGGTAAAAAAGGCTTCTCTAGGGGTAATTGCTACCCAATTAGGATTACCTCTCCCTGCATCTAAAAGAGTGCGAACGCTTTTTTTCTTTTGATTTTTAGCAAGATTAATTAGTTTATCTTTTAGTTCAAAAGGACTAATTCTGCCATAAATGCGTTCTAATTCTAATAATTGAATATTTTTATTATACATAGTTAATCCTCCTTATATAACTTTTTTTATAATTATGTTATAATTACAAAGTTTATATTGTGTAGATTTATGATGTAATATTCTAATTTTAGATATAGTAATAGTATTTACTTTTATGTGTAAATTCTTATAATATAAAATTGTTGGGAGGTCGGTATTAAAGTGAGAGAATATAGCGTTTTTGATATTTTAGGACCTATTATGATAGGGCCTTCAAGTTCTCATACAGCAGGAGCCGCAAGATTAGCTAAAATTGCGGAAATTATTGCAGGAGACAATATTTCGAAAGTTCAGTTTTTACTTCATGGTTCTTTTGCAAAAACTTATAAAGGGCACGGCACAGATAAAGCACTGGTTGCTGGAATATTAGGTATGAGTCCATGGGATGAAAATCTAAGGAACTCTATGGAAATAGCGGAGAAAAGAGGCATTTGTGTAGAATTTATAGAGAAGGATTTAGGAGATGTACATCCAAATACAGTTAAATTTATTATAACTAAAAAAAACGGCGAAGTGTCACAAATAATGGGTTCCTCTATAGGCGGAGGCAATGTAGTGATAAATGAAGTAGATAAGGATAAAATAGAATTTACAGGAGTTTATCCCACTATACTTATAAATCATTTAGATATGCCAGGTATGGTTGCCAGGGTATCGGAAGTGCTTTATGAACATGAAATAAATATAGCCTTTATGAAAGTATATAGAAAAAGTATAAAAGGTTCCAGAGCAGTTATGGTATTTGAAGTGGATGATTTTATCATAAAAGATGTAGTGGATGAAATAGAAAATATACCTAACATATATAAAGTAAGGGCAATAAATCCTGTAAATGAGGAGGAGTAATTTATGGTTGATACTGGCAGTGAATTAATAGATATATGCAGTAAAAAGAAGATGAAAATATGGGAGTATGTAATTGAAGAAGAAATGAAATCAGAGAATAGAAGTAGAGAAGAAGTCTTTAAGGCTATGACAAAAAATTTTTATGTGATGAAAGATTCTGCAGAATATGGGTTAACTCATAAAATGAAATCTATAAGTGGACTTACAGGAGGAGATGCTTATAAATTAAATAGATATTATGAAAAGGGAGAGACTCTTACAGGTAAGTATATGATAAAGGCTATGGCAAGAGCTTTATCATGTTCAGAAGTAAATGCTGCCATGGGAAAAATTGTGGCTGCACCTACAGCAGGTTCCTGTGGGATAATTCCAGGAGCAATAATAACTGCAGGAGAAATATTAGATAAAAAAGATGAGGATATGATTAAGGGATTGTTCACTGCTTCTGGAGTGGGGATAATAATAGCTAAAAATGCCAGTATGTCCGGGGCAGAAGGTGGATGTCAGGCAGAATGTGGTTCTGCAGCAGCCATGGCAGCTGCAGGAATAGTTGAGATTATGGGTGGTACTCCCAAACAAGCATTAGATGCAGCAGCCATAGTAATAAAGAATATAATGGGATTAGTATGTGACCCGGTAGCAGGGCTTGTAGAAATTCCATGTGCCAAGCGAAATGTAGGTGGAACAGTAAGTGCGTTAACTACAGCGGATATGGTTATGGCAGGAGTATGCAGTAAAATTCCTTTTGATGATACTGTTTTGGCTATGTATAAAGTGGGAAGGCAATTACCCTGTGAATTAAGGGAAACAGCTCTTGGAGGGGTTGCAGTTACAGATACAGGGCTTAAATTGAAAGAAAAAGTCCTAGGAAATAATATATAAAATTTAAAAACTGTTTTTAAAAATGAAAAACCACCTTTTAAAAATAAAGGTGGTTAAAACATTCGTTCATTTATGTTAAGATGTTTTATTATGCTATAAAATTGTATTATAATTTTACAACATTAGCAGCTTGAAGACCTTTTGGTCCTTCTTCAACATCAAATTGAACTTTCTGACCTTCTTCTAAGTTCTTTCTTGCTTCATTACTCTGAATTGCAGTGAAGTGTACGAAAACGTCATTTTCACCTGGGACTTCAATAAATCCAAATCCTTTCTCAGAGTTAAACCATTTTACTGTTCCTGTTTTCATTTATTATCCTCCTAAGATAAAACACTTATAATTGATATATCTTAATTTTGTATATCGGTGTTTATTAATTATTGATTACATTAGTATATCATAAAGAAATAAAATTAACAATATATTTTAAAGTATTTATTTCTATTATTGTTATTTAGTAAAAACATTATGCATTGGATTTGTGATATAATCGAAATAAATTTTATAAAAATCTATGGAGGAATTTATTATGGAGCATAAAGAAATAGACCATAAAAATATAGATTCCAGACTTGTTTGGATTATGGCTATAATTTGTGGAGTAACGGTAGCAAATCTATATTACAACCAGCCTTTGCTTGGAGAGTTATCTCGAAGCTTCAATGTATCTACAAAGGATATAGGTTTAGTATCTACTTTTACTCAAATAGGATATGGAATAGGAATGTTTTTTATAATACCCTTGGGTGATATCATAGAAAGAAAAGGAATGATTTTAAAATTATTATTGGCTTCTGCAATATCTTTACTTTTATTTGCTTCTTGTAAAGATATAAAGGCTGTTATTGTCTGTAGCTTTTTAGTTGGATTTACAACAGTAATTCCCCAACTTATAGTGCCTTTTGCAGCAGAACTTTCATTGCCTGAAGAAAGAGGGAGAGTTCTAGGAACTGTTTTGAGCGGACTTCTAGCAGGCATTTTATTAGCTCGTACCATAAGTGGATTTATAGGAACTTTTCTGGGATGGAGAAGTATGTATTACATTGCTGCTGTACTCATGATTATTTTATATATAGCAGTAGTTAGATTTTTACCTAAAAGTGAGCCTTTGTCTAGGGAATCCTATAAAAATATACTTATTTCTTTAAAGGATATAATTAAGAAAGAATCACTGCTTAGAGAAGCATCTTTAAGTGGCGCCATGATGTTTGGAGCTTTCAGTATATTTTGGACAACCATTATATTCTTTTTAGAATCACCAAGTTATAATATGGGAAGCAAGACGGCAGGATTATTTAGTCTAATTGGAATATCCGGGGTGGTTGCTGCTCCTATTATAGGTAGTTTTAGTGATAAAAAAGGGACTAAATTTACAGTTGGCATTTCTATTTTTTTTGCTGCATCAGGATTTGTAGTATTTCTTATATTTGGACATAATATTGTAGGACTTATAATTGGACTAATATTACTAGATCTTGGTACTCAATCAGGGCAAGTTTCAAATCAAACCCGTGTACACAGTCTTTTACCAGAAGCTAGAAATAGATTAAATACAGTTTTTATGGTTGCCTATTTTATCGGGGGAGCATTAGGCTCTTTTATAGGTACCTACAGTTGGAATTCATACGGTTGGATGGGAGTGTGTATATCAGGACTGACTTTTTTATTTATTGCTTTAATTAATCATATAATTACTATAAGATCTGTATGAGTACATTATAAATAATAAATACTTGTTTTAAAACATAATCTAATGTGACAAGAATATGTTTCAATTATAATTTTCAAGTTATATGTCATATGTTATTATATATATTAATATGTGTTAACTACATGGTGTTATAATTTTAGGAGGAGTGATATATTTTGAAGGAGATTTATTATAATAGTACCAGAGGTCTAAATAAAAATTTTACTGCATCCAGGGCAATATTAAATGGAATATCCGAGGATGGGGGATTATTTATTCCGCACACCATACCTTTTATAGATGAAGAGGAATTAAAAAAACTTAAGTATATGACTTATAAGGAATTGGCCTTGTGTATAATTGAAAAATTCTTTACAGACTTTAGCAAAGAAGAATTAAAAGAATGTATAGATTTAGCCTATGATAATAAATTTGAATCAGATAAAATAGTTCCTTTGGAAAAAGTGGGAGATGTATTCTATCTTGAACTATTTCATGGTCCCACTTTAGCTTTTAAGGACATGGCATTATGCCTTCTACCACATTTGATGAAGACTGCTGCTAAAAAACAGAAGTTACATAAAGAAATAGTAATACTTACAGCTACATCCGGAGATACAGGAAAGGCTGCTTTGGAGGGTTTTGCAAATGTAGAAGGGACTAAAATAGTAGTATTCTTCCCGGAACAGGGAGTAAGCAAGATTCAAAAAAAACAGATGGTGACCCAACAGGGGGGAAATACAAAAGTAGTAGGTATAGAAGGAAACTTTGATGATGCCCAAAGCGAAGTAAAGAAAATTTTCAATGATCATGAATTAAAGGAAGAACTAAATGAAAATTCCTACAGATTTTCTTCTGCCAATTCCATAAACATAGGAAGACTCATTCCTCAGGTAGTTTATTATTTTTATGGATATATGGAACTTTTGAGAAGAGGAGAAATAAACTTTGGGAACAAAATAAATTTTTCTGTTCCTACAGGAAACTTTGGGAATAT
This window of the Clostridium kluyveri DSM 555 genome carries:
- a CDS encoding cold-shock protein gives rise to the protein MKTGTVKWFNSEKGFGFIEVPGENDVFVHFTAIQSNEARKNLEEGQKVQFDVEEGPKGLQAANVVKL
- the aspD gene encoding aspartate 4-decarboxylase; the protein is MYNKNIQLLELERIYGRISPFELKDKLINLAKNQKKKSVRTLLDAGRGNPNWVAITPREAFFTFGQFAAEECRRTWNQDTLAGMPQKKGIDKRFYTYLEDHKNSPGVELLKNIINYGINFQGFIAEDWIYELTDGIIGDNYPTPNRMLIHVEKIVHQYLIERIYNIKDSSLEFKLFSVEGATAAICYIFDSLIANELLHRRDKIAIMTPIFTPYLEIPVIPRYDFDLIRIMASESLEDSTHTWQYPKSELEKLYDPGIKALFLVNPSNPPSVAIRSESIEYLVKIVKNKNPNLMIISDDVYGTFPDNFHSIVSALPFNSIGVYSFSKYFRVTGWRLGTIALHKNNIFDKLLKALPENKKKSIKKRYEALSVNPGEIDFIDRIVADSRQVALQHTAGLSTPQQVQMAFFAAFDLLDKEKKYRNLTNSICRKRKKLLFDGLGIDLQKNEYDASYYAEFDLLEWSEHHYGKEFGSYLKENYKPVDILFKLAEKSSIVLLSGAGFYAPEWSIRISLANLNDESYSEIGHILHNILKDCLRDWKNSRK
- the sdaAB gene encoding L-serine ammonia-lyase, iron-sulfur-dependent subunit beta — protein: MREYSVFDILGPIMIGPSSSHTAGAARLAKIAEIIAGDNISKVQFLLHGSFAKTYKGHGTDKALVAGILGMSPWDENLRNSMEIAEKRGICVEFIEKDLGDVHPNTVKFIITKKNGEVSQIMGSSIGGGNVVINEVDKDKIEFTGVYPTILINHLDMPGMVARVSEVLYEHEINIAFMKVYRKSIKGSRAVMVFEVDDFIIKDVVDEIENIPNIYKVRAINPVNEEE
- a CDS encoding MFS transporter, translating into MEHKEIDHKNIDSRLVWIMAIICGVTVANLYYNQPLLGELSRSFNVSTKDIGLVSTFTQIGYGIGMFFIIPLGDIIERKGMILKLLLASAISLLLFASCKDIKAVIVCSFLVGFTTVIPQLIVPFAAELSLPEERGRVLGTVLSGLLAGILLARTISGFIGTFLGWRSMYYIAAVLMIILYIAVVRFLPKSEPLSRESYKNILISLKDIIKKESLLREASLSGAMMFGAFSIFWTTIIFFLESPSYNMGSKTAGLFSLIGISGVVAAPIIGSFSDKKGTKFTVGISIFFAASGFVVFLIFGHNIVGLIIGLILLDLGTQSGQVSNQTRVHSLLPEARNRLNTVFMVAYFIGGALGSFIGTYSWNSYGWMGVCISGLTFLFIALINHIITIRSV
- the thrC gene encoding threonine synthase, producing MKEIYYNSTRGLNKNFTASRAILNGISEDGGLFIPHTIPFIDEEELKKLKYMTYKELALCIIEKFFTDFSKEELKECIDLAYDNKFESDKIVPLEKVGDVFYLELFHGPTLAFKDMALCLLPHLMKTAAKKQKLHKEIVILTATSGDTGKAALEGFANVEGTKIVVFFPEQGVSKIQKKQMVTQQGGNTKVVGIEGNFDDAQSEVKKIFNDHELKEELNENSYRFSSANSINIGRLIPQVVYYFYGYMELLRRGEINFGNKINFSVPTGNFGNILAAYYAKKMGLPINKLICASNENRVLYDFFENGTYDAEREFILTISPSMDILISSNLERLIYDISGKDSTVVNKLMTNLSEHSKYTVSESMKEELKVFYGGFASEEETLKCIKETFDTYQYLMDTHTSVAYSVYKNYLRDTCDDTKTIVVSTASPFKFTKSVMSALDTKYSYQEDLELVEVMSKIASLEIPAPIRKLEDSKVVHNTVCKREEMKEEIRKFLL
- the sdaAA gene encoding L-serine ammonia-lyase, iron-sulfur-dependent, subunit alpha, with the translated sequence MVDTGSELIDICSKKKMKIWEYVIEEEMKSENRSREEVFKAMTKNFYVMKDSAEYGLTHKMKSISGLTGGDAYKLNRYYEKGETLTGKYMIKAMARALSCSEVNAAMGKIVAAPTAGSCGIIPGAIITAGEILDKKDEDMIKGLFTASGVGIIIAKNASMSGAEGGCQAECGSAAAMAAAGIVEIMGGTPKQALDAAAIVIKNIMGLVCDPVAGLVEIPCAKRNVGGTVSALTTADMVMAGVCSKIPFDDTVLAMYKVGRQLPCELRETALGGVAVTDTGLKLKEKVLGNNI